From the genome of Clavibacter nebraskensis NCPPB 2581:
GCCGTCGAGCTGCGGCGCGAGGATGATCTGCGTGCCGCCCTCGAGGTCGAGCGCGAGCTTCGGGCTCCAGGACCCGTTGCTGAACGCCACGCTGGCGGCGTTGCCGCCGGCGAGGAGGCCGATGATGACCAGCAGCCAGATGAGCTTGCGCCTGGCCTTGCGTACCGGTGTGGGCGACTTGGCCACCTGGACACTCGACTTTCTTCGCGGTGGGCCGGCGGGATCCGCGCGGCGCACCGGATGGAGGGGGGTGAACGGGTCCGGGCGGCGAGCCGCCCGGGAGGGGCGGGCGACCGGTGGTCGTCCGCCCGGAGGATCAGGAGCGCGCGGTGGGGGCGTCGCCGTCGTCGAGGCGGCGCGACGCGTCGCTCGTGCCGGTCTCGTCGACCACGTCCGCGACGGGCGCGTCGTCCACGAGCACGGAGGCGTCCTCGGCGACGGTGGGCTCGACCACGCGGGCGATGGTCTGGCGGTGCAGCTTCAGCACCGTGCCGGGCGAGACCTCGAGGTACGCGAAGTTGTTCTCCTCGTCGAAGGAGACGAGCGTGCCGTAGATGCCGGACGCGGTCATGACCTCGGCACCGGGGACCATCTGCGTCTGCAGCTCGGCGAGATCCCTCTGGCGCTTCCGGCTGTTGCGGAACATGAAGAAGATGAGCAGCGCCAGGACGGCGAACATGATCAAGGTGAACGGGTCCATGCGGGACGGGCCTTTCAGGTGCTGGGAGGTGACGGACACGACGAACCGGCGACGTTCCGCGGGAGGCCAGCTTGAATCATAGTTCATCGCCGAAGAGGGCCCCGGCGGCATCCCACGGACCCGACGCGCGGGCGGGAGCGCCCGGCGATGCGGGCGCCTGGAGGCCGAAGTGCTCCCACGCCGCTGGCGTCGCGACGCGACCGCGCGGCGTGCGCGTCACCAGCCCGATGCGGACGAGGAACGGCTCGACGACCGACTCGATCGTCTCCGCTTCCTCCCCCACGGACACGGCGAGGGTGTTGAGCCCCACCGGTCCGCCGCCGAAGCGCGTGAGGATGCCGCGCATCACGGCGCGGTCGAGGCGGTCGAGGCCGAGCGGGTCCACGTCGTAGAGGTCGAGCGCGGCGCGCACGGACGCGAGGCCCGCCTCCGTGCCGTGCACGAGGGCGTAGTCGCGGACCCGGCGCAACAGGCGGTTCGCGATGCGCGGCGTGCCCCGGCAGCGTCCCGCGATCTCGGCGACCGCCTCGTGCTCGATATCCAGGTGGAGCATGCGGGCGGCCCGCCCGATCACCTGCTCGAGCTCGTGCGTCTCGTAGAACTCGAGGTGCGCGGTGAAGCCGAAGCGGTCGCGGAGCGGGCTCGGCAGCATGCCCGAGCGCGTCGTGGCGCCCACCAGGGTGAACGGCGACAGTTCCAAGGGGATGGAGGTCGCGCCCGCGCCCTTGCCCACCATGATGTCGATGCGGAAGTCCTCCATCGCGAGGTACAGCATCTCCTCGGCGGAGCGCGCCATGCGGTGGATCTCGTCGACGAAGAGGATCTCGCCCGGCACCAGCGCCGACAGCACGGCCGCGAGGTCGCCCGCGTGCTGGATGGCCGGACCGCTCGTGAGACGCAGGGGCCGACGGCTCTCCTCCGCCACGATCATGGCGAGCGTCGTCTTGCCGAGCCCGGGCGGGCCCGCGAGCAGGATGTGGTCGGGCGAGCGGTTCTGCATGGCGGCGGCGGTCAGCAGCAGCTCC
Proteins encoded in this window:
- the yajC gene encoding preprotein translocase subunit YajC produces the protein MDPFTLIMFAVLALLIFFMFRNSRKRQRDLAELQTQMVPGAEVMTASGIYGTLVSFDEENNFAYLEVSPGTVLKLHRQTIARVVEPTVAEDASVLVDDAPVADVVDETGTSDASRRLDDGDAPTARS
- the ruvB gene encoding Holliday junction branch migration DNA helicase RuvB — its product is MSGIEHGDASSPVPESDAELAFEGALRPRSLSEFVGQVKVRGQLELLLTAAAMQNRSPDHILLAGPPGLGKTTLAMIVAEESRRPLRLTSGPAIQHAGDLAAVLSALVPGEILFVDEIHRMARSAEEMLYLAMEDFRIDIMVGKGAGATSIPLELSPFTLVGATTRSGMLPSPLRDRFGFTAHLEFYETHELEQVIGRAARMLHLDIEHEAVAEIAGRCRGTPRIANRLLRRVRDYALVHGTEAGLASVRAALDLYDVDPLGLDRLDRAVMRGILTRFGGGPVGLNTLAVSVGEEAETIESVVEPFLVRIGLVTRTPRGRVATPAAWEHFGLQAPASPGAPARASGPWDAAGALFGDEL